Proteins encoded by one window of Corynebacterium amycolatum:
- a CDS encoding serine/threonine-protein kinase — protein MTNLPQVGDIFEGYEVEALIGAGNMGTVFRVRNPKLGRNEALKIVPLPEEASASKRMEALFQNEVSIAATVHVPNVVTVFDGGRAGNLLWFTMTLISGNSLGAELAEYPPRTFDKSEVMSIGVEIATALDRLAKHEPAVIHGDVKPSNIVVERDSSGLVLSATLVDFGVSTATEIDSVGVTNRVAGSLPYMAPEIFTKGCISAASDEYAFACTIFELLQGYKAFPATDAASARQLHCGKRPVTNLGAVVDSVFAKALAVDADERYESCNAFISDLIAALNGGAVEVRNPKNRKKALAAFSVVACLGLIGGGIVVAERSGIGDGGLFSAKHLAQPVAIGGSAEPMRLRAPDLAKGPRIPVGDRWTLTSLSDVPIGEKSWQGIQRMGTFNGAAYHATQFASADEFLLPFRHGIDEKKPIAEAENDKWRGEILDAVSKNRSVAEPAGSEVVKLRMEPDGRRLDVLQTSGSFQAVNSEGSEATRPINYCLVQPAESSAPSSPEVLRPVFVVLSEGDPCPAAYDTVAAWAMQTTTN, from the coding sequence ATGACTAATCTTCCCCAGGTAGGCGATATTTTTGAGGGCTACGAGGTTGAAGCTCTCATCGGTGCCGGCAATATGGGGACTGTTTTTCGAGTACGAAATCCCAAGCTGGGCCGAAACGAAGCACTGAAAATCGTCCCACTGCCGGAAGAGGCCAGTGCTTCTAAGCGAATGGAGGCACTGTTCCAGAACGAGGTTTCTATCGCAGCCACTGTTCACGTTCCCAACGTTGTGACCGTGTTCGATGGCGGGCGAGCCGGGAACCTGCTTTGGTTCACCATGACTCTTATTAGCGGTAATTCGTTGGGCGCTGAACTGGCCGAATATCCGCCGCGCACTTTCGATAAGAGCGAGGTCATGTCGATTGGTGTGGAGATTGCTACCGCGCTAGATCGGCTAGCAAAGCACGAACCAGCGGTGATTCATGGTGATGTAAAACCATCAAATATCGTCGTAGAGCGAGATTCGTCGGGGCTTGTGTTAAGCGCGACGCTTGTGGATTTCGGTGTATCAACCGCCACTGAAATCGACAGTGTTGGCGTGACCAATCGTGTTGCCGGCTCATTGCCCTACATGGCGCCAGAGATCTTCACTAAGGGTTGCATTAGTGCAGCTAGTGACGAGTATGCGTTTGCGTGCACGATATTCGAGCTGTTGCAGGGATATAAGGCATTTCCAGCTACTGACGCGGCCAGTGCGCGGCAATTGCACTGCGGTAAGCGACCGGTTACCAACCTCGGTGCGGTAGTTGATTCGGTCTTCGCCAAGGCGTTGGCGGTTGACGCCGATGAACGCTACGAATCCTGCAATGCGTTTATTAGCGATCTCATTGCTGCGCTAAATGGTGGTGCCGTCGAGGTTCGCAATCCGAAGAACCGGAAGAAAGCCCTTGCAGCGTTCTCCGTAGTGGCATGTCTAGGCCTTATTGGTGGTGGCATTGTTGTTGCCGAACGTAGCGGCATTGGAGATGGCGGTCTCTTTAGTGCCAAGCACTTGGCACAGCCAGTAGCTATCGGAGGTTCTGCGGAACCGATGCGACTTCGCGCTCCCGATTTGGCGAAGGGGCCTCGGATTCCGGTGGGTGACCGATGGACCCTTACGTCGTTAAGCGACGTCCCCATCGGTGAGAAGAGCTGGCAGGGGATTCAGCGGATGGGAACATTCAACGGTGCTGCATATCACGCGACGCAGTTTGCTTCGGCAGATGAATTCTTGCTGCCATTTCGCCACGGTATTGATGAGAAGAAGCCGATTGCAGAGGCTGAAAATGACAAATGGCGGGGTGAAATTCTGGATGCCGTGAGCAAGAACCGGTCAGTGGCTGAACCAGCTGGCTCTGAAGTGGTGAAACTGCGAATGGAGCCCGATGGTCGCCGGCTGGATGTCCTACAAACGTCAGGCTCATTTCAAGCTGTGAACAGCGAAGGTTCCGAGGCAACACGGCCGATTAATTACTGCTTGGTTCAGCCGGCGGAAAGTTCTGCGCCATCCAGTCCCGAAGTGCTTCGTCCGGTATTTGTCGTTTTGAGTGAAGGCGATCCTTGTCCTGCTGCCTATGACACGGTGGCGGCGTGGGCAATGCAAACCACGACGAATTAA
- a CDS encoding DUF4236 domain-containing protein, with protein MAFKLFSFRKTFRPTRNSRVTLSRSGLGYSYRMGPVRWTKNARGGRTTTVNTPIKGLTYRKYRR; from the coding sequence ATGGCTTTCAAACTATTCAGCTTCCGAAAGACCTTCCGCCCCACCCGCAACTCCCGGGTTACGCTATCGCGTTCTGGCCTCGGATATTCCTATCGCATGGGGCCCGTTCGGTGGACGAAGAATGCCCGTGGCGGCCGAACCACTACTGTGAACACGCCAATTAAAGGATTGACTTATCGCAAGTACCGTCGTTAA
- a CDS encoding ATP-dependent Clp protease ATP-binding subunit has protein sequence MFERFTDRARRVVVLAQDEARELNHNYIGTEHILLGLISEGDGVAAKALESMGISLDAVRSEVVDIIGRGSQPPSGHVPFTPRAKKVLEYSLREALQLGHKYIGTEHLLLGLIREGEGVAAQVLVKLGADLPRVRQQVIQLLSGFQGDESDGSPEQRPVGATSGARVQEGNHQSGSLVLDQFGRNLTVAAREGKLDPVIGREKEIERIMQVLSRRTKNNPVLIGEPGVGKTAVVEGLALDIVNGRVPETLKDKQLYSLDLGSLVAGSRYRGDFEERLKKVLKEINQRGDIILFIDEIHTLVGAGAAEGAIDAASILKPKLARGELQTIGATTLDEYRKHIEKDAALERRFQPVNVPEPSVDLTIEILRGVRDKYEAHHRVSISDKALVAAATLSDRYINDRFLPDKAVDLIDEAGARMRIKRMTAPADLQEIDSKIADVRRQKEAAIDEQDFEKAAGLRDKERKLGEERREREKKWRAGESDTIAEIGEEQIAEVLASWTGIPVFKLTEEESSRLLRMEDELHKRIIGQEEAVSAVSRAIRRTRAGLKDPKRPSGSFIFAGPSGVGKTELSKALAEFLFGEEDALIQIDMGEFHDRFTASRLFGAPPGYVGYEEGGQLTEKVRRKPFSVVLFDEIEKAHKEIYNTLLQVLEDGRLTDSQGRVVDFKNTVLIFTSNLGTSDISKAVGMGFSGVGEADEDGKYERMKDKVHDELKKHFRPEFLNRIDEIVVFKQLSQAEIVQMVDLMLARVSDQLGEKRITMEISDRAKNLLAKRGFDPVLGARPLRRTIQREIEDQLSEKILYGEVGLGETVFIDVEGWDGESKDVDKAKFTFTNKGKAGNVDADGGALGESEEDKDVLGSAGTSESDIITPDVPGDGGSTAAGTDLESGSDSDDDGHNPPPAGAGAGQPL, from the coding sequence ATGTTCGAGAGGTTTACGGACCGAGCACGTCGCGTTGTCGTCCTGGCACAGGATGAGGCACGCGAGCTCAATCACAATTACATCGGCACGGAGCACATCCTGCTCGGCCTGATTAGTGAAGGCGACGGTGTAGCTGCCAAGGCGCTGGAGTCCATGGGTATTTCCCTGGATGCTGTGCGCTCTGAGGTAGTCGACATTATTGGTCGTGGCTCCCAGCCGCCGAGCGGTCACGTGCCGTTTACCCCGCGTGCAAAGAAGGTGCTGGAGTACTCTCTGCGCGAGGCTCTGCAGCTGGGTCACAAGTACATCGGTACTGAGCACCTGCTGCTCGGCCTGATTCGTGAGGGCGAAGGTGTTGCTGCTCAGGTCCTGGTTAAGCTCGGCGCTGACCTGCCGCGCGTACGTCAGCAGGTTATTCAGCTGCTCAGCGGTTTCCAGGGCGATGAGTCCGATGGTTCTCCGGAGCAGCGTCCGGTCGGTGCTACTTCCGGCGCTCGTGTGCAGGAGGGTAACCACCAGTCGGGTTCGCTGGTGCTTGATCAGTTCGGTCGTAACCTGACCGTTGCTGCACGTGAGGGCAAGCTGGATCCGGTTATTGGCCGCGAGAAAGAAATCGAGCGCATTATGCAGGTTCTTTCTCGTCGCACCAAGAACAACCCTGTGCTGATTGGTGAGCCTGGTGTTGGTAAGACCGCCGTCGTGGAGGGGCTTGCACTGGACATTGTCAACGGTCGTGTGCCGGAGACGCTGAAGGATAAGCAGCTTTACTCTCTCGACCTGGGCTCGCTGGTTGCGGGTTCCCGTTACCGCGGTGACTTCGAGGAGCGTCTGAAGAAGGTGCTCAAGGAGATTAACCAGCGCGGTGACATCATCCTGTTTATTGACGAGATTCACACGCTGGTTGGTGCCGGTGCCGCCGAGGGCGCAATTGATGCAGCCTCGATTCTGAAGCCGAAGCTGGCTCGCGGTGAGCTGCAGACCATCGGTGCTACCACTTTGGATGAGTACCGTAAGCACATTGAGAAGGACGCCGCTCTTGAGCGTCGTTTCCAGCCGGTGAACGTGCCGGAGCCGAGTGTGGATCTCACTATCGAGATTCTGCGCGGTGTCCGCGATAAGTACGAGGCTCACCACCGCGTATCCATCTCGGACAAGGCTCTGGTTGCCGCAGCTACGCTCTCCGACCGCTACATCAACGACCGCTTCCTGCCGGATAAGGCCGTTGACCTGATCGATGAGGCCGGTGCTCGCATGCGCATCAAGCGCATGACTGCCCCGGCTGACCTGCAGGAGATTGACTCCAAGATCGCCGATGTGCGCCGCCAGAAGGAAGCCGCCATCGACGAGCAGGACTTTGAGAAGGCAGCTGGTCTGCGCGACAAGGAGCGCAAGCTGGGCGAAGAGCGCCGCGAGCGCGAGAAGAAGTGGCGTGCGGGCGAGTCCGACACCATCGCTGAGATTGGTGAGGAGCAGATTGCGGAGGTCCTGGCTTCCTGGACTGGCATTCCGGTGTTCAAGCTCACCGAGGAAGAGTCCTCGCGTCTGCTGCGCATGGAGGATGAGCTGCACAAGCGCATTATCGGTCAGGAAGAGGCCGTCAGTGCTGTCTCCCGCGCTATTCGTCGTACCCGCGCTGGTCTGAAGGACCCGAAGCGTCCGTCCGGTTCGTTTATCTTCGCCGGCCCGTCCGGTGTTGGTAAGACCGAGCTGTCGAAGGCCCTGGCGGAGTTCCTCTTCGGTGAGGAAGACGCCCTCATTCAGATTGATATGGGTGAGTTCCACGACCGCTTCACCGCTTCGCGCCTCTTCGGTGCTCCTCCCGGATACGTCGGCTACGAAGAGGGCGGCCAGCTCACTGAGAAGGTGCGCCGTAAGCCGTTCTCCGTCGTGCTTTTCGACGAGATTGAGAAGGCCCACAAGGAGATTTACAACACCTTGCTGCAGGTCCTGGAAGACGGTCGTCTGACTGACTCTCAGGGGCGAGTGGTGGACTTCAAGAACACGGTTCTGATCTTCACCTCGAACCTGGGTACCAGCGACATTTCCAAGGCTGTTGGTATGGGCTTCTCGGGCGTCGGCGAGGCCGATGAAGACGGCAAGTACGAGCGGATGAAGGACAAGGTCCACGACGAGCTGAAGAAGCACTTCCGTCCGGAGTTCCTGAACCGTATCGACGAGATTGTGGTCTTCAAGCAGCTGAGCCAGGCCGAGATTGTTCAGATGGTCGACCTCATGCTGGCCCGCGTCAGCGACCAGCTCGGTGAGAAGCGCATCACCATGGAGATTTCCGACCGCGCCAAGAACCTGCTGGCCAAGCGTGGCTTTGATCCGGTGCTCGGTGCCCGTCCGCTGCGTCGCACCATCCAGCGCGAGATTGAGGATCAGCTCTCCGAGAAGATTCTCTACGGTGAGGTTGGTCTCGGCGAGACCGTCTTCATCGATGTCGAAGGCTGGGATGGCGAGTCCAAGGACGTCGACAAGGCGAAGTTCACCTTCACCAACAAGGGCAAGGCCGGGAACGTTGATGCCGACGGCGGTGCTCTGGGGGAGTCTGAGGAAGACAAGGACGTTCTCGGCAGCGCTGGTACCAGCGAGTCCGATATCATCACCCCGGATGTACCGGGTGACGGCGGTTCCACCGCCGCTGGAACCGACCTAGAGTCCGGTTCGGACTCCGATGACGACGGCCACAACCCGCCACCGGCTGGTGCGGGTGCTGGCCAGCCGCTCTAA
- a CDS encoding DUF1266 domain-containing protein, translated as MSPTFTPAKFDDSSLYRFAKFPWPEPAPSKDEVRRHSWGMTYKHNKAFATPLGVENINARAVKYYKASLEQNWGVTGAQEAHQVIDALLEGNQHVENDLLLPLAYAVKDISENELEAEMEERIEFLKDFFVVQGVDPRGAEHKFRYLVRMLRSENFAKAAAPALPATTRAWDIIRIHSVGGAATELGWISPEEFLQISDKAVAALQRYFVSWADVAASFWWGRMIWASDGEPDVAAAMKDQSQRLTELLAHSDSPWVRVPLHDIVAEEPFSSLDGLH; from the coding sequence ATGAGCCCTACATTCACCCCAGCAAAGTTTGATGATTCTTCGCTTTACAGGTTTGCCAAGTTCCCGTGGCCGGAACCGGCGCCGAGCAAAGATGAAGTGCGCCGCCACTCGTGGGGAATGACGTACAAGCACAATAAGGCGTTTGCGACCCCGCTAGGGGTTGAGAACATCAACGCAAGGGCGGTCAAGTACTACAAAGCATCTCTCGAGCAAAACTGGGGGGTCACCGGTGCCCAGGAAGCGCATCAGGTTATTGATGCCCTGCTTGAGGGCAACCAGCATGTGGAAAATGACCTGCTTTTACCGCTCGCATATGCAGTGAAGGACATCTCTGAGAACGAGCTCGAGGCAGAGATGGAGGAGCGGATCGAGTTTCTGAAAGACTTCTTTGTTGTCCAAGGCGTGGATCCGCGTGGTGCAGAACATAAGTTCCGCTACCTCGTACGGATGTTGCGCTCCGAAAACTTTGCCAAAGCAGCAGCCCCGGCATTGCCCGCCACTACTCGCGCATGGGACATAATCCGAATTCACAGCGTTGGTGGTGCGGCAACGGAGCTGGGATGGATCTCTCCAGAAGAGTTCCTTCAGATTTCCGATAAGGCCGTGGCGGCGTTGCAGCGCTACTTCGTGTCGTGGGCTGACGTAGCCGCAAGCTTCTGGTGGGGACGAATGATCTGGGCGAGTGATGGTGAGCCCGACGTTGCCGCTGCGATGAAAGACCAATCGCAACGGCTCACCGAGTTGCTCGCACACAGTGATTCACCTTGGGTTCGCGTGCCCTTGCATGACATCGTGGCCGAGGAACCATTCTCATCCTTAGACGGTCTGCACTAA
- a CDS encoding lipase family protein, with translation MNATPHRPQRQRCLFGASKRRIALSTVLGVALLGSSVGTLGGCSAVDGLGATGFGSSDSDSSTVKRLPPGQVITKTPFPVNTPARAQRVVFSSTGARDHRQTAVSGTILQPYARWSEKSPRPLAVIAPGTLGMADNCASSVALRYEAPPTPPAPQLLAQGWNVAIVDYQGLGTPGVHPYLNREIAGNNTLDMARAAIETLQLPADTPIALFGYSQGGGATAAAAELADAYASELNIRAVYAGAIPADLTDTALHIRGSALAGLVGYFMNGLIAEYPETKEPIERMLSPLGQDFLKLTADECIGATVERWPRNDTKAFTANDLGIAENLRSPELSPVVRRHVEEQALGTKTPSMPVFVTHNALDDVLPVTSARELVQKWQKAGSDITYVEVDTDLGDGTHGLAYVLTHEEMLAWVNQKMGY, from the coding sequence ATGAATGCCACGCCCCATCGACCTCAGCGCCAGCGCTGTCTCTTTGGGGCTAGTAAGCGCAGAATTGCGCTGAGCACAGTGCTTGGAGTTGCTCTTCTGGGCTCTAGCGTGGGAACGCTCGGTGGTTGCTCGGCGGTGGATGGTCTAGGAGCGACTGGCTTCGGTTCTTCGGATTCTGACTCTTCTACGGTGAAGCGATTGCCTCCGGGGCAGGTAATTACGAAGACGCCATTTCCGGTCAATACGCCCGCACGCGCACAGCGGGTCGTGTTTTCCTCCACAGGTGCACGCGACCACCGCCAGACAGCCGTGTCCGGCACGATTTTGCAGCCCTACGCCCGATGGTCAGAGAAATCCCCGCGCCCACTGGCAGTAATTGCACCTGGAACTCTCGGCATGGCTGATAACTGTGCCAGTTCGGTCGCCCTGCGTTACGAAGCGCCTCCGACGCCTCCGGCACCTCAGCTGCTGGCACAGGGATGGAATGTTGCCATTGTGGACTACCAGGGGCTCGGCACGCCTGGGGTACATCCGTATCTCAACCGTGAGATTGCCGGGAATAACACGCTCGATATGGCGCGAGCGGCTATTGAGACTTTACAACTACCTGCAGATACTCCCATTGCGCTGTTCGGCTACTCACAGGGCGGAGGCGCCACCGCTGCAGCCGCCGAGCTAGCCGATGCGTACGCCTCGGAGCTGAACATCCGCGCTGTTTACGCCGGGGCTATTCCGGCCGATCTCACCGACACTGCACTGCATATTCGCGGCTCGGCGCTGGCGGGGCTCGTCGGTTACTTCATGAACGGCTTGATTGCAGAGTACCCAGAGACAAAAGAACCGATCGAGCGCATGCTGAGCCCGCTGGGGCAGGATTTCCTGAAGCTCACGGCCGATGAATGCATTGGCGCCACTGTCGAACGTTGGCCCCGCAATGACACCAAGGCATTCACGGCCAACGACTTAGGAATAGCGGAAAATCTGCGCTCGCCGGAGCTCTCCCCCGTCGTTCGGCGCCACGTGGAAGAACAAGCTCTGGGGACAAAGACTCCCAGTATGCCCGTATTCGTTACCCATAACGCATTGGATGATGTGCTACCCGTGACGTCGGCACGCGAACTTGTGCAGAAATGGCAAAAGGCCGGCTCCGACATCACCTACGTGGAGGTCGATACTGACCTCGGTGATGGGACGCACGGCCTTGCCTACGTGCTCACCCACGAAGAGATGCTTGCGTGGGTGAATCAGAAAATGGGGTACTAG
- a CDS encoding A/G-specific adenine glycosylase, which yields MGKRECRLTSAINQSDDFDEHVDAALRDWYRTNMRPLPWREEGTSPWAVLVSEVMSQQTPVARVIPSWRAWLEKWPTPADLAVAPKDEVLRMWGKLGYPRRALRLRECAEKIVEKHDGEVPSDVNTLLALPGVGDYTARAVAAFAFGVRTPVVDINVRRVLRRHRQGTYLPGIAKRADMTLVEEFLPLDPTTAAETSVALMELGATVCRTTPECEVCPIATSCAWIAAGRPEPEDHEIAAAKRRVQKFEGTDRQVRGLLLDVLRAADSPVEQATLDAVWDDAHQRSRALFSLLDDGLAEQTSDGRFQLPR from the coding sequence ATGGGAAAGCGAGAATGTAGATTGACCTCTGCAATTAACCAATCCGACGACTTCGACGAACACGTCGATGCCGCCTTACGTGATTGGTATCGCACCAACATGCGGCCACTTCCCTGGCGCGAAGAAGGCACTTCACCATGGGCTGTGCTCGTCAGCGAAGTGATGAGTCAACAGACTCCCGTCGCCCGCGTCATCCCCTCCTGGCGCGCCTGGCTGGAAAAATGGCCCACCCCAGCCGATTTGGCAGTCGCGCCCAAGGATGAAGTCCTACGTATGTGGGGAAAACTCGGCTACCCCCGACGTGCACTCCGGCTGCGTGAATGCGCAGAAAAGATCGTCGAAAAGCACGACGGCGAAGTACCAAGCGACGTGAACACACTGTTAGCCCTTCCGGGGGTAGGAGACTACACCGCTCGGGCAGTAGCGGCGTTTGCCTTTGGCGTGCGTACGCCGGTGGTGGACATCAACGTGCGCCGCGTACTCCGGCGACACCGTCAGGGCACGTACCTACCCGGCATCGCCAAACGCGCCGACATGACGCTCGTCGAAGAGTTCCTACCACTCGACCCCACGACTGCGGCCGAGACTTCCGTCGCACTCATGGAACTCGGCGCTACCGTCTGTCGAACGACACCCGAGTGCGAGGTCTGCCCCATCGCCACCAGTTGCGCATGGATTGCCGCCGGTCGCCCCGAACCCGAAGACCACGAAATCGCCGCTGCTAAACGGCGTGTGCAGAAGTTCGAAGGCACCGACCGTCAAGTCCGGGGCTTGCTTCTCGACGTGCTCCGCGCCGCCGACTCCCCCGTCGAACAGGCCACTCTGGATGCGGTCTGGGATGATGCGCATCAGCGTTCCCGCGCACTGTTTTCCCTGCTTGACGACGGACTTGCGGAGCAAACCTCCGATGGCCGCTTCCAGTTGCCCCGTTAA
- a CDS encoding carbonic anhydrase — MSNSERTPESVWQSMVRGNLRFCESKTAHPRQDLVRRKQLTQGQKPKAVVLACSDSRAPVEIIFDQGLGDVFVIRTAGEITDLSVLASLEFAVDGLGVPLVIVLGHESCGAVAAAKNALDGGELPGGFQRVLIEKVTPSLLAARKDGETEIDEFERRHVREIVNHIIDRSPEISSRLETGEVGVVGMRYRLEDGRAETVVTHGVSENPLT; from the coding sequence ATGAGCAATTCTGAGAGGACTCCTGAGAGTGTATGGCAATCGATGGTGCGCGGAAACCTCCGCTTCTGCGAGAGCAAGACTGCGCATCCTCGCCAGGACTTGGTTCGTCGTAAGCAGCTGACGCAGGGGCAGAAGCCGAAGGCCGTTGTGCTGGCTTGCTCGGATTCCCGCGCTCCGGTGGAGATTATTTTCGATCAGGGCTTGGGCGATGTATTTGTAATCCGTACTGCCGGTGAGATTACTGACCTGTCGGTGCTGGCTTCGCTGGAATTCGCAGTTGATGGTCTTGGAGTTCCGCTGGTGATTGTTCTCGGTCACGAGTCCTGCGGCGCTGTGGCTGCGGCGAAGAATGCACTGGATGGTGGCGAACTGCCGGGTGGTTTCCAGCGTGTGCTGATTGAAAAGGTCACCCCGTCGCTGCTGGCGGCTCGCAAGGATGGCGAGACTGAAATCGACGAATTTGAGCGTCGCCACGTGCGCGAGATTGTTAATCACATTATTGATCGCTCTCCGGAGATTTCGTCGCGACTGGAGACCGGCGAGGTAGGCGTTGTCGGTATGCGGTACCGCTTGGAGGACGGACGCGCTGAGACCGTCGTTACCCATGGAGTCAGCGAGAACCCGCTAACCTAA
- the radA gene encoding DNA repair protein RadA — protein sequence MAKTKDEAYECSACGWQVSKWVGQCPNCKEWGTLEKVTIRSSRGKSGSTLEDKIATRAAKQRRRSAATTEPGTRGDRRKASSTSVAAESQRLAQRALDDDAEERFLAETSATDRIPTSSSELTAITGISAKAAHAVRTGIGELDRVLGSGIVPGSLVLLAGEPGVGKSTLLLEVAYRCADGDLGPTLYVTGEESVGQVRLRAERTGALSDSLYLSAVSNIEDVIDLTLELSPGLLIVDSVQTMRADVEGARGGVAQARAVTSALAALAKETGTAIFLVGHVTKDGNVAGPRTMEHLVDVVLNFEGDRHSGLRFLRGLKNRFGSTDEVGCFEQTAGGIAEVEDPSGLFLHHRTPTSGTAITVAMDGRRPLLAEVQGLVINTEAHNPRRNVSGLDPRRVPMVAAVLTEHGNFKQLARMEMYVSTVGGMTLSEPAADLAIALALASSMTKRTFQDKTIALGELGLAGEVRRVTDLEWRLKEAHRMGFDTAIVPRGAKGPAGMQLLEAATVAEAIELGLGAKR from the coding sequence GTGGCCAAGACCAAAGACGAAGCCTACGAATGCTCGGCATGCGGTTGGCAGGTGTCGAAATGGGTTGGTCAATGTCCCAACTGCAAAGAGTGGGGCACACTGGAGAAGGTCACTATCCGCTCCAGCAGAGGGAAGTCCGGCTCCACCCTTGAGGACAAAATCGCCACCCGGGCAGCCAAGCAACGTCGCCGGAGTGCTGCCACAACGGAGCCCGGCACGCGAGGTGACCGTCGTAAAGCATCTTCCACTTCCGTCGCGGCTGAGAGCCAGCGTTTAGCACAGCGCGCGCTTGACGACGATGCGGAGGAACGTTTCCTCGCCGAGACATCCGCAACAGATCGAATCCCCACTTCTTCTTCTGAGCTGACGGCCATTACCGGGATTTCCGCCAAAGCTGCGCACGCGGTGCGCACGGGCATCGGTGAGCTGGATCGGGTGCTCGGTTCGGGTATTGTGCCGGGTTCGTTGGTGCTCTTGGCCGGCGAGCCGGGGGTTGGTAAGTCGACGTTGCTGCTTGAAGTGGCCTATCGCTGCGCGGACGGCGATTTGGGGCCGACACTTTACGTCACAGGTGAGGAGTCGGTCGGTCAGGTGCGACTGCGTGCCGAGCGCACTGGCGCGCTGTCGGACTCGCTGTACCTGTCGGCGGTGTCGAATATCGAGGACGTCATCGATCTGACGCTAGAGCTCTCCCCCGGTCTGCTCATTGTGGACTCCGTGCAGACGATGCGTGCCGACGTCGAAGGTGCTCGCGGTGGCGTTGCTCAGGCCCGCGCCGTAACCTCTGCCCTGGCGGCGTTGGCAAAGGAGACCGGGACTGCGATTTTCTTGGTAGGGCACGTGACCAAGGACGGCAATGTGGCCGGCCCGCGCACGATGGAACACCTCGTTGATGTGGTACTCAACTTCGAAGGCGATAGACACTCGGGGCTACGCTTCTTGCGGGGTCTGAAAAACCGCTTCGGCAGCACCGATGAGGTGGGCTGCTTCGAGCAGACCGCGGGCGGTATTGCGGAAGTTGAGGATCCCTCGGGGCTGTTTTTGCATCACCGAACACCGACCTCGGGAACTGCAATTACCGTGGCCATGGATGGCCGCAGACCGCTGCTGGCGGAGGTGCAGGGCCTGGTAATCAACACCGAGGCACATAATCCACGACGCAATGTCTCTGGTCTCGACCCGAGGCGCGTGCCGATGGTCGCGGCCGTGCTGACTGAACACGGTAACTTCAAGCAGTTGGCCCGCATGGAGATGTACGTGTCCACCGTCGGCGGAATGACGCTGTCGGAGCCTGCCGCGGACCTGGCGATTGCGCTGGCACTGGCCTCATCCATGACTAAGCGGACCTTCCAGGACAAAACCATTGCACTCGGCGAACTGGGGTTGGCCGGCGAAGTGCGGCGAGTGACCGATTTGGAGTGGCGCCTTAAGGAAGCTCATCGAATGGGCTTCGACACGGCAATTGTGCCCAGAGGCGCAAAAGGCCCGGCAGGGATGCAGCTGCTGGAAGCAGCCACCGTTGCCGAGGCCATTGAGCTTGGGTTAGGAGCTAAGCGCTAG